Proteins encoded within one genomic window of Anopheles gambiae chromosome 3, idAnoGambNW_F1_1, whole genome shotgun sequence:
- the LOC1280838 gene encoding elongation of very long chain fatty acids protein 7 isoform X1 produces the protein MSPDVISEPSNGILDRVVKFFVENQDERTKEWFLSGSITPLIMILVTYLYFCLYAGPRYMAKRKPFKLEGVLIAYNAVQVLLSIVLVYEGIEGGWRKHYNYSCQPVDYSRNPVAMRMARAVWMYYMCKVVELLDTVFFVLRKKQNQVSFLHVYHHTLMPVCGFIGVKYFAGGHGTLLGVINSFIHVCMYAYYMLAAMGPKVQKYLWWKRYLTVMQIVQFIIVFFHTVQVQFQPTCGYPKSIAALLTLNAGLFIYMFSSFYVHSYIRKSNGAAPQRTAGKAGEENNNQLECKPKDAVEANTRPAVEAKKAL, from the exons ATGAGTCCAGACGTCATAAGTGAACCGAGCAACGGCATCCTGGACAGGGTGGTGAAGTTTTTCGTAGAAAATCAAG ATGAGCGCACGAAGGAGTGGTTCCTGTCCGGTTCCATCACGCCGCTGATCATGATCCTCGTCACGTACCTGTACTTCTGCCTGTACGCTGGACCCCGGTACATGGCCAAGCGGAAGCCCTTCAAGCTGGAGGGTGTGCTGATCGCGTACAACGCGGTACAGGTGCTGCTCAGCATCGTGCTAGTGTATGAA GGAATTGAGGGCGGATGGAGGAAACACTACAACTACTCCTGCCAGCCCGTGGACTACAGCCGAAACCCGGTTGCAATGAGG ATGGCTCGTGCCGTTTGGATGTACTACATGTGCAAGGTCGTGGAGCTGCTCGACACGGTGTTCTTTGTACTGCGGAAGAAACAGAACCAGGTTTCGTTCCTGCACGTCTACCACCACACCCTGATGCCGGTCTGTGGCTTCATTGGCGTCAAGTACTTTGCCG GAGGTCACGGTACGCTGTTGGGCGTCATCAACTCGTTCATCCACGTGTGCATGTACGCGTACTACATGCTGGCCGCGATGGGACCGAAG GTTCAAAAGTACCTGTGGTGGAAGCGTTACCTGACCGTGATGCAGATC GTGCAGTTCATCATTGTGTTCTTCCACACGGTGCAGGTGCAGTTCCAGCCGACCTGCGGCTACCCGAAATCGATCGCCGCCCTGCTGACGCTGAACGCCGGCCTGTTCATCTACATGTTCAGCTCGTTCTACGTGCACTCGTACATCCGCAAGTCGAACGGTGCGGCACCGCAGCGCACCGCCGGCAAGGCGGGCgaggaaaacaacaaccagTTGGAATGCAAACCAAAGGACGCCGTCGAGGCGAACACGCGGCCAGCCGTCGAGGCTAAGAAGGCGCTGTAG
- the LOC1280838 gene encoding elongation of very long chain fatty acids protein 7 isoform X2: protein MSPDVISEPSNGILDRVVKFFVENQDERTKEWFLSGSITPLIMILVTYLYFCLYAGPRYMAKRKPFKLEGVLIAYNAVQVLLSIVLVYEGIEGGWRKHYNYSCQPVDYSRNPVAMRMARAVWMYYMCKVVELLDTVFFVLRKKQNQVSFLHVYHHTLMPVCGFIGVKYFAGGHGTLLGVINSFIHVCMYAYYMLAAMGPKVQKYLWWKRYLTVMQIVIHHCVLPHGAGAVPADLRLPEIDRRPADAERRPVHLHVQLVLRALVHPQVERCGTAAHRRQGGRGKQQPVGMQTKGRRRGEHAASRRG, encoded by the exons ATGAGTCCAGACGTCATAAGTGAACCGAGCAACGGCATCCTGGACAGGGTGGTGAAGTTTTTCGTAGAAAATCAAG ATGAGCGCACGAAGGAGTGGTTCCTGTCCGGTTCCATCACGCCGCTGATCATGATCCTCGTCACGTACCTGTACTTCTGCCTGTACGCTGGACCCCGGTACATGGCCAAGCGGAAGCCCTTCAAGCTGGAGGGTGTGCTGATCGCGTACAACGCGGTACAGGTGCTGCTCAGCATCGTGCTAGTGTATGAA GGAATTGAGGGCGGATGGAGGAAACACTACAACTACTCCTGCCAGCCCGTGGACTACAGCCGAAACCCGGTTGCAATGAGG ATGGCTCGTGCCGTTTGGATGTACTACATGTGCAAGGTCGTGGAGCTGCTCGACACGGTGTTCTTTGTACTGCGGAAGAAACAGAACCAGGTTTCGTTCCTGCACGTCTACCACCACACCCTGATGCCGGTCTGTGGCTTCATTGGCGTCAAGTACTTTGCCG GAGGTCACGGTACGCTGTTGGGCGTCATCAACTCGTTCATCCACGTGTGCATGTACGCGTACTACATGCTGGCCGCGATGGGACCGAAG GTTCAAAAGTACCTGTGGTGGAAGCGTTACCTGACCGTGATGCAGATCGTAA TTCATCATTGTGTTCTTCCACACGGTGCAGGTGCAGTTCCAGCCGACCTGCGGCTACCCGAAATCGATCGCCGCCCTGCTGACGCTGAACGCCGGCCTGTTCATCTACATGTTCAGCTCGTTCTACGTGCACTCGTACATCCGCAAGTCGAACGGTGCGGCACCGCAGCGCACCGCCGGCAAGGCGGGCgaggaaaacaacaaccagTTGGAATGCAAACCAAAGGACGCCGTCGAGGCGAACACGCGGCCAGCCGTCGAGGCTAA